In the Haliaeetus albicilla chromosome 7, bHalAlb1.1, whole genome shotgun sequence genome, one interval contains:
- the LGALSL gene encoding galectin-related protein: MAGTVAERDALKIEDGHLNNSLGSPVQADVYFPRLIVPFCGHIKGGMRPGKKILVMGIVDLNPESFGISLTCGESEDPPADVAIELKAVFTDRQFVRNSCVAGEWGEEQSSIPYFPFIPDQPFRVEILCEHPRFRIFVDGHQLFDFYHRIETLSAIDTIKINGDLQLTKLG; the protein is encoded by the exons ATGGCGGGGACCGTGGCCGAGCGGGACGCGCTG AAAATAGAGGATGGGCATTTAAACAACTCCCTAGGATCCCCGGTGCAAGCTGATGTGTACTTCCCTCGCCTG ATCGTCCCCTTCTGTGGGCACATCAAAGGAGGAATGAGGCCGGGAAAGAAGATCTTAGTTATGGGCATAGTGGACCTCAACCCCGAGAG CTTTGGCATCAGTCTGACTTGCGGGGAGTCGGAAGATCCTCCTGCGGATGTAGCTATTGAACTGAAAGCCGTATTTACAGACAGACAGTTTGTCAGAAACTCTTGCGTAGCAGGAGAATGGGGGGAAGAGCAATCATCTATTCCTTACTTTCCATTTATACCGGACCAACCTTTTAGG GTTGAGATACTTTGCGAGCATCCCCGTTTTAGAATATTTGTGGATGGACATCAGCTCTTTGATTTTTACCATCGTATTGAAACACTGTCAGCAATTGACACGATAAAGATAAATGGAGATCTTCAGCTTACAAAACTTGGCTGA
- the LOC138686109 gene encoding T-cell activation Rho GTPase-activating protein-like isoform X2, with protein MVAEKLPAANLLLLKWLLSLLQHIGHNTAASKMSCSNLAMCVGPNLLSPPNEDLLPLEAMLEVTEKVKVLVEFLMENCRELFGEETNDPSCPAAKELPALMERSRDLHLDEQNILAVTADTKHQAEALPHSSPSLLGVLNEAGGEIGWWSLKWERQLQLCL; from the exons AtggtggccgagaagttgcctgcagccaatctcctcctcctgaagtggctgctgtccctcctccagcatATTGGCCACAACACAGCTGCCAGCaagatgagctgcagcaacctggccatgTGCGTTGGGCCTAACCTGTTGAGCCCACCCAATGAGGACCTGCTCCCACTggaggccatgctggaggtcACTGAGAAG gtgaaggTGCTGGTGGAGTTTCTGATGGAGAACTGCAGGGAACTCTTTGGGGAGGAGACAAATGACCCTTCCTGTCCAGCAGCCAAGGAGTTGCCAGCCCTCATGGAGAGATCCAGAG atCTGCATTTGGATGAGCAAAACATCCTTGCAGTCACAGCAGACACCAAGCATCAGGCAGAAGCCTTGCCGCACAGCTCCCCCTCTCTGCTTGGTGTCCTCAACGAAGCAGGGGGAGAGATAGGGTGGTGGAGTCTGAAATGGGAGAG ACAGCTCCAGCTTTGCCTCTGA
- the LOC138686109 gene encoding uncharacterized protein isoform X1, protein MGQANCCCGSRWALPAASGHVGTARPRSSGLSHAHCSLLCREALTNVEPVLTTNMQLTQGHKRSKRCLLLLQEELVLAKLQSGTTMCPQLHLALDQLWVLSGRKELAGEEKEEEEEEGSDEDRTSLMFIWPTGSCIANFGAQDTRRSQESPGDLTPITQTPGEGAEPPPCLEVIQHQEPGGADGGPGKGENGCLSPTFGCAGVPRMCELPAGQRFGSCGRPWTVMQTSTWEASLYCCWPSS, encoded by the exons atgggccaggccaactgctgctgcggctccaggtgggctctccctgcgGCTTCGGGACACGTGGGCACAGCCAGGCCCCGCAGCAGTGGCCTTTCTCATGCCcactgctctctgctctgcagggaggctctcaccaATGTTGAGCCAGTGCTGACCACAAACATGCAGTTGACCCAGGGCCACAAGAGGAGCAAGAggtgccttctcctcctccaggaggaactggtgctCGCCAAGTTGCA AAGTGGCACCACCATGTGCCCACAGCTCCacctggccctggaccagctgtgggtgctgagcggcaGGAAGGAGTtggcaggggaggaaaaagaggaggaggaggaggaaggcagtgatgaggacaggacctcccTCATGTTCATCTGGCCCACTGGCTCCTGCATTGCCAATTTTGG tgcacaggacaccagaaggagccaagagagcccAGGTGACCTGACTCCCATCACTCAaactcctggagaaggagctgagccgcCGCCATGCC tGGAGGTCATTCAGCACCAGGAGCCTGGAGGGGCTGACGGAGGGCCAGGCAAAGGTGAGAATGGCTGCCTTTCACCTACCTTTGGCTGTGCTGGCGTGCCAAGGATGTGCG AGCTGCCAGCAGGACAGCGTTTTGGGAGCTGTGGGAGGCCCTGGACCGTGATGCAGACATCgacctgggaagccagcctgTACTGCTGCTGGCCATCATCTTGA